The following nucleotide sequence is from Vibrio sp. VB16.
GACAGTTTGTTAAAGATGATATTAGACTCGGCCTACTCGTAGAGGTAGGGGAACCGGTAAAACACCCTTCACAAAGTTTTTATTTTGTCTGCCAGTCTGAAAAACTTAGGCTTGAAAGCGTGTTAACTTTACGAAGTTGGCTTCGAAAAGAATTTGCGTAGAAAAGCAGAAAAACCACCTAAACACGTCGACGGCAATATATACTAATTATTTATTATTTATTATTTACCCATCATTAATAGATATTATTTATTTGTATAACAAATTAACATATTTATTTCTAATAGGAAAATGAGACAATCGACATATTATTCTCTGACATTATAAAATGTTAATATCACTTAACTTATATCGTTCACCATTATTATTTTAGAACATACCTCCACAAAAAATACAAAATAGGGTCTATGAGTGATAATGCAAGCTATTCTGTTATATTTATTCATTCATCGTCTAGGTCGTTCTATTTATATTGATTTATGGTATTTTTTTGGTTTATCCTACAAACATTACTAAGACTATGGTTATTATTTTTTCATGATCCGAGTTATTCGAGATGTGCAGTTAGTCAATATTAGACGTGAACTGCTCTTTCGCCTAGATGGTGAAGAGGCGCAGACAATCAAGTTCACGTCGCCAGAATTCCGCGTTTTGGAGTATCTTATAAATCATGCAGGGGAAACAATAACCAAGCAACAACTGATAATGGCTGGATGGGAAGGTCAACCCACAGGCGACAATTCTCTAACAGTGGTTATCTCAAATTTGCGTAAGAAAATAAAACATTCTACCGATTGGGATATTATCAATATTCCAAAAGTGGGTTACTGGCTCGATTGCTCAAATATAGAACAGACTAAAGAGAACAAAGTTGCCAAGGTTACTCTGCCGACCAAAATAGAAATAAGGCCTGGCATGCTGTATTTATTAATATGTTTTCTTATCACGTCTAGCATTTTCCCAATTTTTTACATCACCAACAATTGGCTTTCAATAACGTGTAATTCAACTACTGAGATCAATTTTTGCTCGCTAGATAAAAACCTACTGAGTGATGTTACAGAGGAAATTCAGCTTACTAGAGATGTGGAATCTAATTTTATATCTAAACATAATTTGGTTAATTTCAAATGATTGCTATTAAGAAACGAACGATCTGTCTATCCGTTGCACTACTTGTCTGGTCAGCATTGCTTCTATTTATTTCCCTAAGCTTTCTGAATGCTCTCGGATGCAAATACAAATTCACAAGTAAAAATAGTAACGGCACGAATATATATATCACCTGCAACAACGCCAAGGTAACAGTCGTAACTGAAGACATAGAAGGATCCGTTTGGCAAAGTGAAGGGTTTCAATTCTCACTTTTTAATCAACTTGTTTATATCTATACTAGCTCTGAAAAAATATTTGATAGCCATACAGGTAATACTAAATTCGATACTACTCATGTACTATTTGATGATGGACTACCGAAGCATTTTTGGATCTATAGGTGGAATGCGGATAGTCTCGTGATGTTAAGAGAACACCCAATATCAATGGCTTTAAAGGTTGATGTTGTTGGATTTACGGATTTTTCTGATCGATGGTTTTCAAATATGAACACCTCAAATTGACTTCGAAAGTCATCCCATAAACTATTACTATAAAAAAACAGACATCATGCCATTGCACAAGTTATGTAAAGTAAGGGTTTAAAACTACATGAATCCGAGAGCGAATCAAATAACAAGATGAACAAGAAACCAGACAGATGCACCGCAATGTTAACGCTGATACAAGAGGTGAAAGATACCTTACCTCTGTATGAGTCAGACACCTTTACCTGCGGAACAGAAAGCAACTGTACTGGCTGTCCTAAAAAACTTCTTGAACTAGTTGATTCAGAGCTCACTTACTGGGAATCAGCAATATCTCGCGGAATGACACCAAATTTTGACGATATTAGACAGTTTGGCAAACTATGCAAAAATGTTCGCCGAGGATTAGTGAGAAACAACCTCATGGTATAACTGATTTTCGGTTCTATTTCATTAAATCTTCCTTCTGCTTCACGCTGATAGATAATCAGTTAAGCTTCAGAAACCATTCATTTACTCTTTCTATCGTATTGCTTGATTCTCGACTTAAAGTGTTTAAACAAGAGCATAACTAATGACGTACAAATCATTGATATTGGGGTATATTTCGCGAATAACCGCTTTCAGCTCAACAAGCGACATATTTTCTTGATGCGCATGAAATTCTGTCAAATCGTCGAATTTAATCGCAACTACCGAGTCAATTTTCAATGCACAGAACCAACGGCCAGTCTCAAGTGTAGACACCTGAACAATTGAGTCTGAAGCATAATCTTTTTCTGACTCATCTCGAATTGTAATCGTCTTTTTACCTGACAAAATGTCGGTTTCAAAACGTTCGAAAAACGTTATCTCTGATAAGCTCATCTCTATTTCCTTACTTTAATATTAGGGTCTGTTGATCTTTCATATTGTTAGTTAAATACGACCAATTTTAGAAACAAAAATAGCGCCATACTGACTATCGTCGTCCAAAGTACATTCCTAGTTTTCCAAACCATGAAGGCAGCAAAGAGCGCGCCCAGCAGGTAAGGATTGGTTGGAACAATAGACAACTCACCGTCTTGAATAAAAACGATCGGTGCCCAAATGGCCGTTAATATTGCGGGGCTAGAATATGCTAACAACCTTTGAGTGGTTGTATTCAGTTTGATGGGTAATTTTGGTTCTAAAAAAAGATAACGGCTGAAAAACACCAGCCCCGCCATCGCGAATATAGAAAACAAAATCATAGCTTGTCCTCACGATTCTTATCTTTTCCCTTCTTATCATTTGATTTGTCAACTCTATATAGTCGTTCACAAGCAAAGCCACTCAGCATACCGAAAAGACTCGATACCATTAAGGCGCCTTCAATCTTCATGTACTCCAAAGCAACGGATAGAACTAACGCGACAAAAACAGACATTAAAATAGGGATATTTTTTATTGTAGGAACAACTAAAGCAATGAAGGTTGCGGCAACAGCAAACTCCAATCCCAACTGATCCAGGTTTGGGATCTGACTTCCTGCTACGATTCCGACCAAGGTAGCAATATTCCAAACCAAGTAAAAACTCAGCCCAGCCCCCAGAGCATACCATGGTTTAAATCGTTCTGGCGTTTGATTGCCTACTACCGCAAACAGCTCATCTGTGAGTAAAAACCCTAACAACAACCGCCACTTAATCGACAGTGGTGCAATTTTACTCCGCATTGATACACTGTATAAAAAGTGGCGTGAAGTAATAAAAAACGTGGTTAATAACATGGTACTGATCCCTACGCCCGCTTTAAACATCCCGACCGCAACCAACTGTGCAGAGCCAGCAAATAATATTGCCGAAAGTGCTTGTCCCTCAAAAGGTGTTAGTCCGACATCCATAGCAAACGAACCGACCAAAAAGCCCCATGGAATAACCGCCACCGAGAGTGGCAATATCGCTAATGCTCCCTGCCAGAAAAGACGTTTTCTAGCTATCACGCCTGACTACCTTCCACCCCTTCAATTAATGTGTCGAATTGAAGATTCCCACGTAAAGACTCTAGATCGGGCTCTTCTGCGGCAAGTTCACGAATGGACGCACTGACTTGAATAGAGCGATGCAGATCATAGATAGCCTGTTCTTCTGCTCCTAAACGTGCATATGAACAAGCCCTTTGGTATAGCGCGTGTGCATTGTTATCATCAACTTCAAGTACGCGATTACAAAGGCTCATAGCCCAGTGATATTCGCTCATTTCCATTGCCGCATCCGCTTTATGAGTCAGCGCTTCTAAGTCTCCTGGGCGAATAACTAGGATCTCATCGCAAACTTCCATTTTCTGTTCAGGTGTTTGAGCATTTTGAACTCGCAACCAAAGATTATGAACTTCATTGATGATCTCAATTTCTTGGTTATTTTCAGAAATAATACGGGTTTTACGTTTTAGATCTCTTTCTAATGCTAAAAATTTCGTTTCATACTCTTTGGCTAATTTATTCAAGCGCGCATCAGCCATCTCTTTGGTGCTTTGCTTGATCTCTTTTAATGACTGCCAACCAACCAGCGCAATCAGTGAAGCAACCCCGGCAATGATGTAGAAAAAATACGTTACCGTAACATTGGCATAATTCATGGATTTATCGGCTACTTCTAACTCTCGGTCAGTAATCTGAATAACCAACCTACGTTCCAGATCTTGTTGGTCTTGTCTAAGCGCTTTAAGCTCATCCAATATATAGCGCTCGACCAATGGACGTTCCAAAATATCACTCTCAGAATACTTCTCTGCAGAAGTACCACTAAAAGAGATAAATAGGGCTATAAAAAGCACCAAACAATTTTTCATCACAATCACAACCAAATTACGCGCATAAGAAGGCCTTACAATAGGAGGTAAACTCCATCCTTTCAAGTAGTAAAAAACACAACATACATTTAAAGTGTTATTTCTACTTTTCTCGGCTCGCAAGTGCACGAGAATGGTTTCTATCACGTAAAAGATAAAAAGGCCCCCCTAAGGAATAATGCCGTTCACTTAAGAAAAAGTATTCGTCGTCATTCCCGTGAAAACGGGAATCTGGGTGGGTTTAGATCCCCACTTTCGTGAGGATGACGGAGTTTGATGTCTTAAGTTAACGGCATTACCCCCTAAGGAACGCCTTTAAGTGACTGAGTTGTCGCTATTATTGAGTCGTTTCTTTACACACCTTTTTTTGTATCGCAGGAGGGGCAATTTCATAATGACTCAAAGTCATATCAAAACGGCCTTCTCCGCCTGTAATAGCCCGAATACGGCGAGAATATTCTTGTAGTTCATTTATAGGTGACTTTGCTTTAAGAAGGGTGAAATTATTCGCTTCAGGCCGACTCCCCTCTATTAATCCTCGATTGCCTGAAAGATCTCCAGACACGTCCCCAACACAGTGTGTAGGGATATGAATATCCAATTGCACAATGGGCTCTAATACAATGGGGTCAGCATTATTGACTGCATCTAAAAACGCCTTTTTACCCGCAATAACAAAGGCGATTTCCTTAGAGTCAACCGAATGATATTTTCCGTCATATACCGTAACTTCAATATCCTTAATCGGATTTCCAGAAATCGCGCCTTCATCGATAGCCTGACGCACGCCTTTTTCTACGGCCGGGATAAGAGAAGTAGGGATTGCACCACCGACGACTTTATTTACAAATTTGAAGCCAGCCCCACGAGGCAAAGGGCAAACCTTAAGCTGAACCTCTCCAAACTGCCCAGCCCCACCACTTTGCTTCTTATGACGATACATTCCTTTTGCTGGTTTTGTCACGGTTTCAAAATATTCAACACTCGGTTGGCTGGTTTCTACCTCTAGTTTATATACCATGGCCATTTTCTCTAAAGCCACTTTTAGATGGAATTCACCCTGACCACTAATTAACGTTTCATTTGTTCTCACTCGGTGTTCTATTCGCAATGACGGATCTTCTGCAGAAATACGATTCAATATTTCAGATATTTTTTTCTCATCTCCACGCTTTTTAGGCGTCACGGCTAAACTATACATGGAATGCGGAAATGTCAGCGTACGCATGCGTATGCCATCTTCTTCGTGCGAATCATGGATCACAGAATCGAAATGCAAGTCATCCACTTTGGCTAACACGCAATAGTCTCCGGCTATGGCTTTTTGTATCTCTCTTCGTTGTTTACCTTGTAACTGATAAAGATGTCCAACTTTAAACGCCTTATTATTTTCACCAATGTAGAGCTGACTGCCTGCATTTATTTCACCCTGAAATAAACGAACATAAGCCAGTTTTCCCATATAAGGATCTACGCTAACTTTGTATACATGCGCGACACTATGCTCTAAAGACTCACAATTCACTTGAACTTGCTTGCCTTTTTTTTCTAACAACGGCGGGTTACCCTCATTGGGCATTGGCATAATTTCAGCGAGTATTTTTAGCAAGAGATCAACGCCAGCCCCTGTATCAGAAGAGACAAAGCAGATTGGAATAACGTGACCAGTTCTCAATGACTCTTCAAATGGGTCATGCAATTGATGAGGGTTGAGTTCAGATCCTTGTTCCAAATAGATTCCCATTAAATCTTCATCGACTTCTATCACTTGATCAATCAAGCGTTCATGAGCCGCTGTTACATCATCAAAAAGCGTCGCTTTTTCATATTCCGGGGAAAAATAGCAATCAATTACTGAGGTACCATCTTCAGATGGTAAATTAATTGGCAAACAAGCATCACCAAAACGCTCTGCAATATTAGCCATTAATTCAACGATTTTGTTGGCGTTTAAATCGATTTTATTTACCACGATCATTTGGCACTTTTTTTGTTCTTTGGCAAAAGTAAATAATCTATCGGACACCTGGCTTAAAGGCGTATTTGCATCAAGTACGAGAGCTGTAGATTCAATGGCAGGAAAGATACTAAAGGTTCTTCCCAGTAGCTCTGTCTGTCCGGGAGTATCGATATAGTTCATGCGGTGGTCGTTCCAACACAACGAAACTGGAGTCGCTTCTATACTGTGTCTATATTGAATGGATAGTGGATCAAAATCGGTGACTGTATCCCCCTTATCAACAAAACCAAGCGAACTTATGGTTTTTGATTCAAAAAGTAGACGCTCTATAAGGCTTGTTTTACCGGTACCAGTTTGGCCTATAAAAGCGATATTGCGGATTTTATTTATGGGCATAATGAACTCCTAAAATTTCGTGAACAGTTTTTAAAACAAAAACATCTTCGGAGCTGGCGGTCTCACCGCCTACTCGTCTTCCACGTCATTTTTCGGATAGCCATATACAAAGTTGATCCTTTAACTTGGTTACCTATAACTAGCTTGAACCTATTCCCTTAAAAATAATGTGACTTAATTCATAGCTGTAACAAAGCTGCAAGAGCAAATCATTATTCTGCCACCCGAGTAGAACGCGGAATAAACCGATTAAGACGATCTAGATTCCTATTTTTTGAAAACACTGCCTCTAGTTCCAGTTGAATACCCATATTTAATTTATGATCCAGTTCCCGGGGAGCATCAACTTGTGGTGTAAGAGAGAGGTAAAGCCAATTACTGTAGATTTTTTGGCGCCAAGATGCGGATACCCACGAGTTAGCGACTTCATCTGCCTGATTTGGTTCAATACTAACGCCTGTGGAATATTCCAATAAATGATTGTTACTTAGACGATCGAAATATTTCAGTTGAAATAAGAGTTCCCAATTATCATCCTCATAAATATATTGCCCACTTGATCCTACTTTAAAAATCTTAGAATCATTTTCCGTTAAGGAGTGATAAAAATTCAATTCGGTCAATGAACCAGACCCTAACGAGTGATAATAGAATACGTCTTGTTTAAACTGTGCTGTCCAACTTTGAGAGAAATCTTCAACTCTACGAAGTTCAGCCCTTACAAACGGATCAAAAGGCAGGCGTATTTTGACACCCAAATCAAAATTAGTACGCCAATTTTTGAGCTCTTCGTCTTGTAATCGAACGCCTCCTATCGCGCCATCAATACTATTTTTTGACGCATCTGACGTTAAACCCCTTTGCTTACTTTCTAAAGAATCATAGTCGTCTGGATCGGTCTCTAAGATTATATTCCAATTGTTTTTTACGTGAGGTAAGTCAATACGAATAGAAATACTCTCATCGGAATTGAAATAGCCATAATGGCTATATTCTGAACGATACTTAATTTTGAAATAACTCTTATTGGTCAAGGCTTCTTCATCATCTCTCTTCGCCAAACCTTGATCCAAAAAGGCACTAAAGTCATGCACCGTCTCAGAGAAGTAATCTTCTGTATCATCAATCCAGGAGTTCTCGTCTTGATAGGAAAAATCAGTCGATAATTCGTGATGGTCTTGAGCCGCTGGCAACATGGTTATTTCCATGTTTTGTGAAGGCTGAGCATGAACTGCTGGTGCGAGGTGTAAAATTAACATAGTTAGAATAAATCGGTGACCGATGTTCTGTCGGACCATCACCTTTGGACAGAATAGAATTTCATTGTTATCACTAGTACATTCTAATATCTTCAATATCTCTTTTCTTTTTTTGTTGTTATTTTTTTAATTATAGATGATTTGTGCACAAAGCTATTGTTTACATGTGATTTACTCCGTACTCTTTTGATTCGTACATCGGTAACGACGATTTTTATCAAACTGAGTATTAATAGTTATTGGATCTGTTCTAACAACTCATCTAGATTTAGTACTATCACTCATTCATAACTCAACAGATTATTTTATTGTATGCTAACTAAAACATTGTCAATTTGTATCGCATCTATTGCTTCATTATTCCCTATTTTCTCTCAAGCAATGGCAGGAGCGAATGGGGAGTTTACTGTTGGTCTGGGCCCTGTACCACTTGGCGACGTGGTAATGACTTCCCACTGCAATGAGGACGTCTGTAACTATGAGACTCGGGTTAAAGGTTCTTTTATGTTTATTGGTGCCAAAATCAACGAAAAAGGCACATACAAAAAAATTGATAGGCAAGTCGTTCCCGTCACCACTCAATATGCCGAAAAAATAGGGTCAAAGAAGAGAGCCTTTACTTATGATTTCTTAACACGAAAAATAAAAAATAAAAAAAATAATAAACAAACCGACATGCCTGATAATGTTTACCCTTTTATGCCTTTAATCAATCAAGTTATTCTCGATCTACGCTCTGGTGGACCAAGGGAATACTATGAGTTTCTTTCTAAACAAAAAATAAAACGTGCCACTATTACGGCTTACACCAAAAAACTGACGAAAAACGGCACTCTCCATCATTTTGTTGGCAAAGGAAAAGACGATGAATTAGAGTTCTTTTTCCTTGAAGAAGGTGGCCATATTGGGCTAGAAAAAATTGCCTTTGGTAGCTTCCACATGTCTAGAAAATAACAATATGGCGCAATGATAATACGTTCAGATAGTTTTAAACACTACAGTACATATCCTGCACTCTAAATAGATGCTCGTAGGGAACTGTGCAGATATCCAAGCGTTTGAAATGAATCATATTCAACGGTCTTTTTTACCATTTGACGTTTCTGTGGAATACCATAAGTTATTGTTAACTATGTCCAACTTTTTCATCTAACAATGCTAAACTTGCTTTGCTAATCAGCTAAAACAATTTGGGGATACGAACAGATGATCAACTTAGCCGTCATTGGAACCAACTGGATATCAGAAAAATTCGTCGAAGCCGCTAGGCAAAGCAATCAGTTCACATTGACTGCCGTTTATTCACGTCAATTAGAGAGCGCTCACAGTTTCGCAAAAGAACATCAAGCCCCTGATTGTAACTTCTACAATAGCTTAGAAGAACTCGGTGCGGATAAAAGCATTGACGCGGTCTACATCGCCTCACCCAATAGTTTGCACTGCGAACAGGCCATTTTCATGATGGAACATGGTAAACATGTCATTTGTGAGAAGCCTATCGCTTCCAATATAAACGAAGCAAGCCAGATGTATGACGCGGCAGAAAAATATAACGTCATTCTTTTTGAGGCGTTTAAGACCGAATTTTTACCCAACTTTGAAGAGCTCAAAATGAGCCTTGCTGTAATAGGCAAACTGCGCAGCGTTCATTTAAGCTACTGCCAATATTCATCTCGCTACCAAAAGTACCTCAATGGTGAAAATCCAAATACATTTAACCCAAAATTTTCTAACGGCTCAATTATGGACATCGGTTATTACAATGTAGCGGCGGCCGTCTCTCTATTTGGTAAACCAGATGCCATTCAAGCCAGCGCGAAACTGCTAGAGTCTGGTGTTGATGCTCATGGAACCGTTATCCTTGAGTACCCTAACTTCATCGTGTCCATTCAACATTCAAAAGTGTCTGACGGCAATATTGCCAGCGAGTTACAAGGTGAAGAAGGCGTAATCTTAATCAATCACATATCCGAGTGTACCGGGTTTACCATCCAAAAAACCGATACAAACCCGCAAACCGTTCACGTTGGACAGGAAGAAAATTCGATGATCTACGAAGCCATTGCCTTTGCAGAGCAGATCCGTGATGGTTCGATGAATTACGCCTACGTACAACGTTCGTTAGAAGTAGCAGAAGTCATCACTGAAATACGTAAGCAAACTGGCGTCGTTTTTCCAGCTGACAAATAGGTCGGCGGATATATGGTCGGGTCAATGGAGAGTTTAGATAACGAAAAATTGACCCGATAAACGACATAACGGTATGGTAGCAATGAAAAAACAAATACTCATATTTGGTGGCTTAGGTAATCCAGAACATTCAGTCATAAAACTCTATCGAGAGCTTATGATAGAGCTATATTCGCGTTATTCATTGATCGCTATCGATCCAACTCCAGATCATGAAAGTGCACGAAAAGAGCTTAAAAACCAAGCGGGCATTTCCTACCACCAGAGCTTTTCATCCTTTGATAGTTATTCAAGATCTTTCGGGTTAGATACCCTATCTGCCGTTTTTATTTTAACGCCGGTAATCTACCATTTGGATATCTTAAAACAGCTAAAATCTACCGTTTCCGACAGTGATTGTCTTATCGTAATTGAAAAACCGTCTTTTTCGCTGAGCGAAATTGAGCAAGGTTTTAACCAAATATCTAAAGAGATGAAAGAACATGGTAATCGGTTTTACTTCATCGATACTGCAATGGTCACTCCCCCTTTAATCGACTTTACAACCCATCCGGATATCCCAAACAATACATTACCCAACAAGATCATCGCTGTCGGTGTCGACAACCCAATCAATCCTCACCCTTTAATCGCGGAATTTGGATTCAACAACAAAGTAGCCACTCTTAATGAGAGGCAACTTCTTAATTTGGCCACCAGCGGCGGAGCTGGATTTGGTCTCGATATGGGCATACATGCTATCGCGGGATTCATGACGCTTCTAGAGAAGTTACCCATTTCAATCACCAATATTACGTTGGATAACGTGATTCTAGAAGCTCTTCATCATCCTGATTTGATGAGAGACCGCAACGCCGAAACGTATATGCTTTGTGCGGGCAATATTATGTCTGCTGAAGCCGAGATAGCTTTTGTCATTGAGGGTGGAAAAGGAACAGATACTTGGGACCGTCGCCTAGAGCTTTATTATGAAAACTGCGTTGTCGTGTTAGGGTTCGGTACACTCAAATATAATCCGTATATCTGTTCATTTTCAGACGCTAAAACCCGTCGAAATGAGTACAAAGTTCATCAATCTGGTTATGTTCAACATTTTATTGATATTAGGAACTTGCTAGGCTTAAGTCAGGAAAAAGCGCTAATAAGCCCAGAGTTAAGCGAAACGATTATGCGTAACTCAATGATGTTGATTAGGGATATCTATCAATTTGCATCGAATTCAACCACTCAAAATCGAGACATAAATATAGTTACAAAACATGAAAATACATTACTCAACGCACAAGAGAATCTTATTAGAGCACAGCTAAATAAAATGCTGGAAGCAACACTGTGAATCCATTCATCCGCGTCTCAATTTACTCGGTAGCAAGCATCGCGAATCCAAGAATTTCGAATCTATTCATCTGTATCTAAAACTGCTTGGTAACAAGCATCACTAAAGTACACCCTTCAACAACTTCAATGCCCTGCTTGGCAGCCTGAGTCATTAAATTTTGATTCTCAGTTCCTGGATTCAAGATAATACGTTTCGGTGACAACGACAGTATTGATTCAATCATTGGTTCTAAGCGCTGGGCACCGACATAAAGCGTCAATGTATGCACATCTTTTGATAGCGCCTCTAGTGTATCGACAAGTTCTATCTGAGAGAGATCTAGTTTTTTAGGTGATATACCCACTAGATTTGTAAATCCATTCTCAAGCAGTTTTTGGTACGCTTTGAAACTGTAACGCTCGGCTTTATCAGAGATGCCTAAAATTGCAATTTTCTCGATAGTGTCAGTAATCATTAATAGTGTTCCTTATTATTCAGTGATGGTGCCTTTATCGTTTATAGCATTTGCCAATAACCACTGTAAATACATTCGCATTGCAAACTTAGGTTAGATCGGCTGAAATCACCTTATTGCCTGCCGTTACCTTATGTAAAAGAAGCCTTTCACAACCGTTGAATACCATAAAATCCGGAAGCGCTTGCTTAAGTGAAGACATAAAATCATCCACTTTCTTCAATCTCGGTTCCAGCGCCAAATGATGTATATCTAGCCTTGACTCACTCCTAGCGGCTTTACAGTCCATGCGGGCGACTAGCTGTCCATTCCATAGTATTGGCAGCGAGAAATACCCAAATTTTCTTTTCGCTTCAGGTGTATAACATTCAATAAGATAATCATAATTGAATAGGGTTTGCATTCGTTTTCGCTGAATCAGCAGATTGTCAAAAGGAGACAATATATGCAGTTTATTGATCTGGTAACGCTTGCCGAGTAATGAAAGCGTTTCAGGAAGAGTGTAATACTCTATCGCTGCAACTTTTATTGTCATAACATCACCATTCTCTACTAACTCTTCTAACATAGCGGCGATGTGCGGCTTAATGCCTTGAAGTAAATAATTCATCTCTGCAAGTTGACCTATACCATTCGCCTTTAAATAACGAAATATAAGGTGCCTAGCGTATTCTTGAGCAGAAGGAATACTCCTATCTATATCTTGTGGCAATACACGTTCTGTTAAATCATAGGATTTTTGAAATTTCACCCGAGACGAAATCATCAAATCCCCTTGCATATATAGATTCTCTAACGCCATTTTTGCGGATTTATGTTGCCAGGCACCTAATTTATTCCCATCACCATCGAAGTCCCTTGCCATTAATGGGCCTTCTTTCTCAATTCTCAACAAAACATTATCCATTACGTCATGGTTACGTTTGTACCAATGACTTTGATGTCCATCTAAAATAGCGTGTTTTCTATAAAGGCTGTAACGGAAGTCTCGCATTGGTAAGTACGCGGCAGCGTGTGACCAATACTCGAATACTTGTTTGTCATTTACCAATGTATCTAAGTGGCTAGGTTGGTAACGAGGGTTTCTATTCCAAAGGGTGTGATGGTGTGCTCTTTGGACAACAGAAATGGTATCCATTTGCACATAACCTAAGTGTTCAATAGCCGATAGAGTCGCCTCTAAGGCCGTTCCTTTTTGCTGCCGTGCTGGTAGTTTTTGAGATAACAGTACCAGTTTTCTTGCCTGTTGAAGTGATAGTGAGTCTGCCATACTAATTATATAATCTCGGAAAGAGTGCTCATAAAGAGACAATAACAAATAACCTGTAATTATCGATCACTATTTAATATGTGGCTTAGATATGACGTTTAAGGTTTTTCAGTTTATAGTCTGCCACCTTTTATTTAAGGTGGCAGTATTCGAAAAATCGACGACTCAAGACTTAGTTTAAACTCACTTCAACATCAGATTTAATTATACAAGAGCAGGCTAATACAAAGCCCTTTTCTATCTCTTCTGTCGTTAGGGTTTCAACACTTGTACGTTCAATCTCACCCACTTTCACTTTGCATTTACATGAACCGCACATTCCACTTCGACATGCCGCGATAACGGGCACCCCTGCTTTCTCTAGCGAGTCAATCAGCATGGTGCCACATTCCGCATCCACTTCGA
It contains:
- a CDS encoding CoA-binding protein translates to MITDTIEKIAILGISDKAERYSFKAYQKLLENGFTNLVGISPKKLDLSQIELVDTLEALSKDVHTLTLYVGAQRLEPMIESILSLSPKRIILNPGTENQNLMTQAAKQGIEVVEGCTLVMLVTKQF
- a CDS encoding winged helix-turn-helix domain-containing protein — encoded protein: MADSLSLQQARKLVLLSQKLPARQQKGTALEATLSAIEHLGYVQMDTISVVQRAHHHTLWNRNPRYQPSHLDTLVNDKQVFEYWSHAAAYLPMRDFRYSLYRKHAILDGHQSHWYKRNHDVMDNVLLRIEKEGPLMARDFDGDGNKLGAWQHKSAKMALENLYMQGDLMISSRVKFQKSYDLTERVLPQDIDRSIPSAQEYARHLIFRYLKANGIGQLAEMNYLLQGIKPHIAAMLEELVENGDVMTIKVAAIEYYTLPETLSLLGKRYQINKLHILSPFDNLLIQRKRMQTLFNYDYLIECYTPEAKRKFGYFSLPILWNGQLVARMDCKAARSESRLDIHHLALEPRLKKVDDFMSSLKQALPDFMVFNGCERLLLHKVTAGNKVISADLT